Proteins from one Drosophila gunungcola strain Sukarami chromosome 3R, Dgunungcola_SK_2, whole genome shotgun sequence genomic window:
- the LOC128255219 gene encoding LOW QUALITY PROTEIN: HEAT repeat-containing protein 5B (The sequence of the model RefSeq protein was modified relative to this genomic sequence to represent the inferred CDS: inserted 1 base in 1 codon): MENINFARTPQFLLKVISEARRSFINSDPLAASSVRGRSGTEEESSSEMELAHTLTLNEEALKQLPEHKRPVFELEWLRYLEKALPLVSKAEIKASQKKLVQQLSERIQGAPGPPIRKLIASALATLFSVGDTFMLFDTVNACNDILKNKDDSPSYLPTKLAAICVLGSMYEKLGRMMGRTYEDTVQILIRTLRNAESQTRIEIMHTLEKVSAGMGTAIANVHKDIYKAAKHCLLDRVMAVRVAAARCVVKMIYSAPFLYQTELESLGTLCFRAFDGSNYEVRCAVAQLLGTLLAYTQQLAEAATGKKKQGQALAIQAAKGATQRLVSLDEALGILMSGFLRGGASFLKGTGEIIKGSSGVNREVRVGVTHAYVIFVQFMGSVWLERQLSTFLAHVLDLVANPKAACSHVDAVYSRKCINFILRSTIGKMLGEKAQSAACKELVHLVAKQMNSIDFNPENAKDSNQETLFSQHLLVCALQELSSLLIGLGTTAQNLLGDQSLQAIDATCAVLVHPCAAARLAAAWCLRCACVAVPGQITPLIDRFVEAIEQMRSLPEAVAGYSCALAAILGSVRYSPLGIPHTKGKVVFNCAEELLRSASQNSRMSLHRTQAGWLLIGAIMTLGSPVVKGLLPRMLLLWRNSFPRSNKELESEKARGDAFTWQVTLEGRAGALSVMHSFLLNCPDLLNEDITKRLLTPIESALAMLVNLAPVLKSFGTQLKAPAAMVRLRLFETLTLLPANALEASYTHLLRMLVSEFTLSDNAANTTNSLLRTLCHGDDSIILGTWLQETNHRTIEDQMEPNRKVDGEHLQPNSAAGSGALEHDSCCLYRPNWATQVGGSSSGGPASATSSGGSSGGGTINIQLISKSQQCPGPLPLGVAVIDMAVTLYGTIFPKVXNKHRLQMLEHFAECIRQAKSSRQEAVQMNIFTALLCALKNLTDSKTSLGQEDVRKSATALVVASLTSANSTIRCAAGEALGRLAQVVGDSHFTAELAQNSFDKLKSARDVVTRTGHSHALGCLHRYVGGMGSSQHLSTSVSILLALGQDSASPVVQAWSLYALAQIADSGGPMFRGYVEATLTLCLKLLLTVPHAHVDVHQCVGRVVNALITTVGPELQGGGGAVASMRGSFLCSAALLQAHADPLVQAEAIGCLQQLHLFATKSLQLEELVPTLVGMLACNYFILRKASVSCLRQLAHREAKEVCDLALTINAEQLPDLILTEYGLPGLLFSLLDTETDAEMLRNIHDTLTSMLQMLAADNLSSWLSLCKNVLTVAVEGGLNDDPTAGEQGKGKDAGGDQDEEDEEEEYADDVTEYRAEENTSTHPAVQPRWPTRVFAAQCVRRIIASCEAASSVHFDLLQAKEQQLIRSRGDYLILHLAELIRMSFMAATSDSDQLRLEGLRTLQEIIDRFANVPEPEFPGHLLLEQFQAQVGAALRPAFAQDTPSHVTAAACEVCSAWIGSGVAHDIGDLRRVHQLLVSSLSKLSSKTNSTQLYNESMATLEKLSILKAWAEVYIVAMLGNGNAPASLLNLQAQQSGLQPLTNLDADQDVPDSRGESLLGLVQPELQNLSTHWLSAMKDHALLLLPSEFQSQLPHDGGAFYTTDTINSSKPHYMTSWPPILYASALWLRDEGFARHQDTSETAAESNNNQITHGSLSADRFHMIFGICMEALCSMRSSERPKNIVTCLRSLHSIFDSDWARRQLVKDRALTIELCHVLHRQILTRDELLVQLLCVEILKQTIRAAREDLERKRDDNANSEDGKDGERLGEDDSMQPGSSHVYAVLEVCLCLFVRQIPSMNPTRQGTGGSGLQLDFAYAKMATGSSFFSVLGDDNGLLVASGLQCVEQLLDLCTPKGALAILPTVLYMTTSIVKEIANKSAIDSTILANTSAMKAALQCLRSVCVHKWGKVEETSEEWQQLLQSALATIVDLTKTAGDNEERRVDEVTMLLAITVFILHTPASVVATPSLQYPCINHFRQCLQSEHLSVKLRCIETTRSIFARAELKTATPYIHALAPRMIESLYAEASKLPTSELELQVTLESIVTVEQLIDLSEPQHRNMNLLQDIQMLTLLVPVLIGFLAEPSRLRTLPKYQRQLHDQALQWLLKIGPKYPQEFKALMAKTPELRQKLEAAIRSQQQSINSAQKATEAQRSLLAKPQKPTIKLKTDFSNFQ; encoded by the exons ATCGTTTATAAACAGCGACCCACTGGCCGCCTCATCCGTGAGGGGACGTTCGGGCACCGAGGAGGAGTCATCATCCGAAATGGAGCTCGCCCACACTTTGACCCTCAATGAGGAAGCTCTCAAGCAACTACCCGAACACAAGCGGCCGGTATTTGAACTGGAATGGCTGCGGTACTTAGAGAAGGCTCTGCCCCTGGTGTCCAAGGCGGAGATCAAAGCCAGTCAGAAGAAGTTGGTCCAGCAGCTCTCGGAACGAATCCAGGGTGCCCCGGGTCCGCCTATTCGTAAGCTCATTGCCAGCGCCCTGGCCACGCTCTTCTCCGTCGGTGACACCTTCATGCTCTTCGACACTGTCAACGCTTGCAACGACATCCTGAAGAACAAGGATGACTCGCCCAGCTACCTGCCCACCAAGCT CGCCGCCATCTGCGTGCTGGGCTCGATGTACGAGAAGCTGGGTCGGATGATGGGCCGCACCTACGAGGATACGGTACAGATCCTTATTCGCACGCTCCGCAACGCGGAGTCGCAAACGCGGATTGAGATCATGCACACGTTGGAGAAGGTGAGTGCCGGCATGGGGACCGCCATCGCCAACGTGCACAAGGATATTTACAAGGCGGCCAAGCACTGCCTCTTGGACCGCGTGATGGCCGTTCGAGTGGCCGCCGCCCGATGCGTCGTCAAGATGATCTACAGTGCGCCGTTTCTCTACCAGACTGAGCTGGAGAGCCTGGGAACACTGTGTTTCCGTGCCTTCGACGGGAGCAATTACGAAGTGCGTTGTGCGGTGGCTCAGTTGCTGGGTACACTTCTGGCCTACACCCAGCAACTGGCCGAGGCAGCGACCGGCAAGAAGAAACAGGGCCAAGCGCTGGCCATACAGGCGGCCAAGGGAGCTACGCAACGTTTGGTTTCCCTGGATGAGGCATTAGGCATCCTGATGTCGGGTTTCTTGAGGGGAGGAGCCTCTTTTCTCAAGGGCACCGGAGAGATCATTAAAGGCAGCTCAGGAGTCAACAGAGAAGTGCGCGTGGGTGTAACCCATGCCTATGTGATCTTCGTGCAATTCATGGGCAGCGTCTGGCTGGAGCGACAGCTGAGCACTTTTCTGGCACATGTTCTGGATCTGGTGGCCAATCCCAAGGCAGCCTGTTCCCACGTGGATGCGGTGTACTCGCGCAAGTGCATCAACTTTATACTCCGCTCCACGATTGGCAAGATGCTGGGAGAGAAGGCGCAGAGCGCCGCCTGCAAGGAGCTCGTTCATCTAGTGGCCAAACAGATGAACTCCATTGACTTTAATCCCGAGAACGCCAAGGACTCCAACCAGGAGACGCTCTTTAGTCAGCACTTGCTGGTGTGTGCGCTGCAGGAATTAAGTTCTCTGCTCATTGGATTGGGAACCACCGCCCAGAACTTGTTGGGAGATCAGTCCCTGCAAGCGATCGATGCCACCTGTGCCGTTCTGGTGCATCCTTGTGCTGCTGCTCGTTTGGCTGCCGCCTGGTGTCTGCGTTGTGCTTGTGTGGCGGTGCCTGGACAGATAACGCCGCTGATCGATCGCTTTGTGGAGGCCATCGAGCAGATGCGATCCTTGCCAGAAGCAGTGGCCGGATATAGCTGCGCTTTGGCGGCCATTTTGGGAAGCGTTCGGTACTCGCCGTTGGGCATCCCCCACACCAAGGGCAAGGTCGTGTTCAACTGTGCGGAGGAACTGCTGCGATCTGCTTCCCAGAATAGCCGCATGTCGCTGCATCGCACCCAGGCCGGATGGCTGTTAATCGGAGCCATTATGACCTTGGGATCGCCGGTGGTCAAGGGCCTCTTACCGCGGATGCTGCTACTATGGCGGAACTCTTTTCCGCGCTCCAACAAGGAGCTGGAGTCGGAGAAGGCGCGTGGCGATGCCTTCACCTGGCAGGTTACTCTGGAGGGCAGAGCCGGAGCGCTGTCCGTGATGCACAGCTTTCTGCTCAATTGCCCAGATCTGCTCAATGAGGACATAACCAAGCGGCTGCTCACACCTATTGAGAGCGCCCTGGCCATGCTGGTCAA CTTGGCTCCAGTCCTGAAGAGCTTTGGCACTCAGCTAAAGGCTCCGGCGGCCATGGTGCGTCTGCGTCTCTTCGAGACTCTGACCCTGCTGCCGGCCAATGCCCTAGAGGCCTCCTATACGCATCTCCTTCGCATGCTCGTCTCGGAGTTCACACTTTCGGATAACGCGGCGAACACCACGAACTCGCTGCTTCGGACGCTCTGCCACGGCGACGATTCCATCATCCTGGGCACCTGGCTGCAGGAAACTAACCATCGCACCATCGAGGATCAG ATGGAGCCCAATCGCAAAGTCGATGGCGAGCAT CTGCAGCCCAATAGCGCCGCGGGATCGGGCGCCTTAGAACATGATTCCTGCTGCCTATACCGTCCCAACTGGGCCACCCAAGTGGGCGGATCTAGCTCTGGAGGCCCTGCATCGGCTACATCCTCTGGTGGAAGCAGTGGCGGTGGAACCATAAACATCCAGCTGATCAGCAAGTCGCAACAGTGTCCAGGACCTTTGCCACTCGGAGTGGCAGTGATCGACATGGCAGTAACTCTTTACGGAACCATCTTCCCCAAGG GCAACAAGCACAGGCTTCAGATGTTGGAGCATTTTGCAGAGTGCATACGGCAGGCGAAGAGCAGTCGCCAGGAGGCAGTCCAAATGAACATATTTACGGCTCTGCTTTGTGCCCTGAAGAATCTGACGGATAGCAAGACGAGTCTGGGTCAAGAGGATGTCAGAAAGAGTGCCACGGCATTGGTAGTTGCCTCGTTGACAAGTGCCAACTCCACTATTCGATGTGCGGCTGGAGAAGCTTTGGGAAGATTGGCCCAGGTGGTCGGAGACTCTCATTTCACCGCGGAGCTGGCCCAAAATAGCTTTGATAAACTGAAATCTGCAAGGGACGTGGTCACAAGGACGGGACATTCGCACGCTCTGGGCTGCTTGCATCGCTATGTGGGTGGCATGGGCTCGTCGCAGCATCTGAGCACCAGTGTATCCATCCTGCTTGCCTTGGGCCAAGACAGTGCATCGCCAGTGGTGCAGGCTTGGTCGCTTTATGCTTTGGCGCAAATTGCCGACTCTGGAGGACCCATGTTCCGTGGCTATGTGGAGGCCACGTTGACGCTGTGCTTGAAACTCCTTCTTACCGTGCCCCATGCCCACGTGGACGTGCATCAGTGTGTGGGACGCGTAGTCAATGCTTTGATCACAACCGTGGGACCGGAACTACAAGGAGGAGGTGGAGCAGTGGCCAGCATGAGAGGATCCTTCCTCTGCTCAGCAGCTCTTCTTCAAGCTCACGCGGATCCCCTCGTCCAAGCCGAGGCCATTGGTTGCCTGCAGCAGCTTCATCTGTTTGCCACTAAATCCCTTCAACTGGAGGAGCTGGTGCCCACGCTGGTTGGAATGCTGGCCTGCAACTATTTTATACTGCGAAAGGCCTCCGTTTCCTGTCTCCGGCAGTTGGCCCACCGGGAAGCGAAGGAAGTGTGTGACCTAGCTCTAACCATCAACGCTGAGCAGCTTCCAGACTTGATACTCACGGAGTACGGATTGCCAGGATTGCTCTTTTCCCTTCTTGACACCGAAACCGATGCCGAGATGCTGAGAAACATTCACGACACGCTCACTTCAATGCTACAAATGCTGGCTGCGGATAATCTCAGCTCCTGGTTGAGTCTTTGCAAGAATGTTTTAACCGTGGCTGTTGAGGGTGGGCTCAATGATGATCCCACTGCCGGTGAACAGGGCAAGGGAAAGGATGCCGGGGGAGATCAAGACGaagaggacgaggaggaggagtatGCCGATGACGTAACAGAGTACCGAGCCGAGGAAAACACTTCCACCCATCCGGCAGTGCAGCCGAGGTGGCCCACACGTGTTTTTGCCGCCCAGTGCGTCAGGCGCATCATCGCTAGTTGCGAAGCTGCCAGCTCCGTGCACTTTGATCTCCTGCAGGCAAAGGAGCAGCAACTGATACGCTCCCGCGGGGATTACCTCATCCTTCATTTGGCGGAACTTATTCGAATGTCCTTCATGGCCGCCACATCGGATTCGGATCAACTAAGACTAGAAGGTTTGCGCACGCTGCAGGAAATCATTGATAGATTTGCCAACGTTCCAGAACCGGAGTTCCCTGGCCATCTACTGTTGGAGCAGTTTCAGGCTCAAGTGGGAGCCGCTTTGCGTCCGGCTTTTGCCCAGGATACGCCATCCCATGTCACGGCCGCCGCCTGTGAAGTTTGTTCCGCTTGGATAGGCTCTGGAGTAGCTCACGATATCGGAGATCTGAGACGAGTTCACCAGTTGCTTGTGAGTTCCCTCAGTAAGCTCTCTTCCAAGACCAACAGCACTCAGTTGTACAATGAGTCCATGGCCACGCTGGAGAAGCTAAGCATCCTCAAGGCCTGGGCGGAGGTCTACATTGTGGCCATGTTGGGAAACGGAAATGCTCCCGCTTCCCTTCTGAATCTCCAAGCCCAACAGTCTGGCTTGCAACCCCTTACCAATCTAGATGCGGATCAGGATGTTCCTGATAGTCGCGGAGAGAGTCTTCTGGGACTGGTGCAACCAGAGCTCCAAAATCTATCCACGCACTGGCTAAGTGCCATGAAGGATCACGCCTTGCTGCTGCTACCCTCGGAATTCCAATCCCAGCTCCCCCACGACGGAGGTGCCTTCTACACCACGGACACAATAAACTCCTCGAAGCCGCATTATATGACTAGTTGGCCCCCAATCCTCTACGCCTCCGCCTTGTGGCTGAGGGATGAGGGCTTTGCCCGCCATCAAGACACAAGTGAAACTGCTGCGGAATCGAACAATAACCAGATAACCCATGGCTCTCTGTCGGCAGACCGCTTCCACATGATCTTTGGCATTTGCATGGAGGCTCTTTGCAGCATGAGAAGTTCTGAGAGACCCAAAAACATTGTGACTTGCCTGCGATCGTTGCACAGCATATTTGATTCGGACTGGGCAAGGAGGCAGTTGGTCAAGGACCGAGCCCTTACCATTGAGCTCTGTCACGTTTTACACAGACAGATTCTGACTAGGGACGAGTTGCTGGTGCAACTGCTGTGCGTGGAGATACTAAAGCAGACAATTCGCGCTGCGAGGGAAGACTTGGAGAGGAAACGGGACGATAACGCCAATTCTGAAGATGGAAAGGATGGAGAGCGGCTGGGGGAAGATGACTCCATGCAGCCAGGAAGTTCCCACGTCTACGCCGTTCTGGAGGTTTGTCTTTGCCTGTTTGTCCGCCAAATACCAAGCATGAACCCCACGAGGCAAGGAACTGGTGGCTCCGGTCTGCAGTTGGACTTTGCCTACGCCAAAATGGCCACAGGATCCTCCTTCTTCTCAGTACTGGGCGATGACAACGGCCTGCTGGTGGCCAGCGGTCTGCAGTGCGTCGAACAGTTGTTGGATCTGTGTACTCCTAAAGGTGCCCTAGCAATTCTGCCCACCGTCCTCTATATGACAACCAGTATTGTTAAGGAAATCGCCAACAAGTCGGCTATAGATAGTACCATATTGGCGAATACAAGTGCGATGAAGGCTGCCCTGCAGTGCCTGCGATCCGTGTGCGTACACAAGTGGGGCAAAGTGGAGGAAACATCTGAGGAGTGGCAACAGTTGCTTCAGAGTGCCCTGGCCACTATTGTGGATCTGACCAAAACGGCCGGCGATAACGAGGAGAGGAGAGTCGATGAGGTCACCATGCTGCTGGCAATCACTGTTTTTATCCTACACACGCCCGCTTCCGTGGTGGCCACCCCCTCGCTGCAATATCCCTGCATCAATCACTTCCGGCAGTGCCTGCAGTCGGAACACCTCTCCGTAAAATTGCGCTGCATCGAGACTACTCGATCGATCTTCGCGCGGGCGGAGCTGAAGACGGCCACTCCCTACATCCACGCACTCGCTCCACGGATGATCGAGTCATTGTACGCTGAGGCCAGCAAGCTGCCCACGAGCGAGCTGGAACTGCAGGTCACTCTTGAGAGCATCGTCACCGTGGAACAGCTTATCGACTTGTCAGAGCCACAGCATC GAAACATGAACTTGCTACAAG ACATACAAATGCTGACGCTGCTGGTGCCTGTCCTCATTGGATTCCTGGCAGAGCCCAGTAGACTTAGGACGCTGCCCAAGTACCAAAGACAGCTGCACGACCAGGCGCTGCAGTGGCTGCTGAAAATCGGACCCAAATACCCGCAGGAGTTCAAGGCCCTGATGGCCAAAACACCGGAACTGCGCCAGAAACTGGAAGCGGCCATACGCAGTCAACAGCAGTCGATAAATAGTGCCCAGAAAGCAACAGAGGCGCAGAGAAGTCTGCTGGCCAAGCCACAAAAGCCCACAATCAAACTGAAAACGGATTTCAGTAACTTCCAATAG